The following coding sequences lie in one Capsicum annuum cultivar UCD-10X-F1 chromosome 5, UCD10Xv1.1, whole genome shotgun sequence genomic window:
- the LOC107870013 gene encoding UDP-N-acetylglucosamine--dolichyl-phosphate N-acetylglucosaminephosphotransferase, with protein MAAKKRPSRSSTTTTAPATITAVNPKSGEASPEPPIAPAKLYLIFKISLIFLIPYFYLIFYHYKFESELRKSILINAVVSFIGFLVTVTMIPVASKYVLRRNLFGYDINKKGTPQGSVKVPESLGIIVGAVFLVVAILFQYFNFTADSNWLVEYNAALSSICFMMLLGFVDDVLDVPWRVKLLLPSIAALPLLMAYAGHTTIIIPKPLVSYIGLEILDLGCIYKLYMWLLAIFCTNSINIHAGINGLEVGQTVVIAAAILIHNIMQIGASGDPEYKQAHAFSIYLIQPMLATSLALLSYNWYPSSVFVGDTFTYFAGMTMAVAGILGHFSETLLIFFLPQVLNFLLSLPQLAGIIPCPRHRLPKFDPQTGLLTGTNDGTLVNFFLRQLGRMSEQSLCVALLTFQAICCGFCFLLRWLLTGWYK; from the exons ATGGCAGCTAAAAAACGACCGTCAAGGTCGTCCACGACGACGACGGCGCCGGCGACAATAACCGCCGTAAATCCAAAATCCGGCGAGGCATCACCGGAACCTCCAATAGCACCGGCGAAACTCTACCTAATTTTCAAAATCTCATTGATTTTCTTAATTCCTTACTTCTACTTGATATTTTATCACTACAAATTCGAATCGGAGCTCCGAAAATCGATTTTAATTAATGCAGTTGTTAGCTTCATCGGATTTCTTGTTACGGTTACTATGATACCTGTTGCATCGAAATATGTGTTGCGAAGGAATTTGTTTGGTTATGATATTAATAAGAAAGGCACTCCTCAAGGCTCAGTCAAAGt ACCTGAGTCACTAGGTATTATTGTTGGAGCTGTGTTCTTGGTCGTTGCTATCTTGTTTCAGTATTTCAACTTCACAGCTGATTCAAAC TGGCTTGTTGAGTAcaatgctgcattatcttcaatCTGCTTCATGATGCTTCTTGGGTTTGTGGATGACGTCCTTGATGTACCTTGGAGAGT gaAGCTGCTATTACCCTCCATTGCAGCTCTTCCATTATTGATGGCATATGCTGGGCATACAACTATTATTATACCAAAGCCCCTTGTATCATATATTGGATTAGAGATCTTGGATCTAG GATGTATCTACAAATTATATATGTGGCTATTGGCAATATTTTGCACAAATTCGATCAATATCCATGCTGGTATCAATGGCCTTGAAGTTGGGCAGACAGTCGTTATTGCAGCTGCT ATTTTGATACACAACATCATGCAAATTGGAGCATCTGGCGATCCTGAATACAAACAAGCCCATGCTTTTTCTATTTACCTTATTCAGCCAATGCTTGCTACTTCCTTGGCTTTGCTTTCATACAACTG GTATCCTTCCTCAGTTTTCGTTGGTGATACTTTTACGTATTTTGCCGGAATGACCATGGCAGTGGCTGGAATTTTGGGTCACTTTAG TGAGACACTGCTTATATTCTTTTTGCCGCAAGTTCTGAACTTCCTCCTATCGCTACCTCAG CTCGCTGGTATTATACCTTGTCCAAGGCATCGGCTCCCTAA GTTTGATCCTCAGACCGGCTTATTAACCGGAACAAATGATGGGACTCTAGTGAACTTTTTCTTAAGGCAATTGGGCAGAATGTCGGAACAATCTCTTTGTGTCGCGCTGTTGACCTTTCAG